Genomic window (Microbacterium oxydans):
GGGTCGAGGGCCATCGCCAAGGCCTGCGCGAACTGACGGATGTCGTCCGGCGTCGCCGGCGGCGCCGTACCAGCATCGGCATCGGCATCGGCATCGGCATCGGCATCGGCAGGACACCCGCGCGCGAACGCGGCGAGCGCGGCATCCGCCGTCAACCGGTCGGTGACGCCGATCCGATCCCCGGCCTGATCGATCGGTCCGGTCGCCGCGAGAACCCCGGCCACCCCGATCGCACCGTCGAGGAGTGCCTCACGAACCTCGGGGTAGCGTGCAGGAAGCCGCTCCCCCGACGACAACGCCACCTCACGTCGCACGGCGGATGCCGCCTTGAGCATCTTCGATGCACCGGGAGCGTCGACCCGCGCCACCCGCTGCAGAAGCTCGTTCGTCGAGCGGCAGCCGAAGCCGTCGGAGAACCGCGGCTCGGCCGAGGCCACCGTCGCCACGATCACCGCCTCCACGCGGCGGAGCGCGTCACCCGCAGCGCGCAGGGCGTCCATCCGCTCGGCATCCGTGAGCGCGGTGAACACATCGACGGACAGCACGCGATCGAGATCGGCGACGACCTGATCCACAGCATCCGCGAGGGAGTTCATACCCTCGATTCAACGCCGGGCCACGGACATTCCGCCCCCGAAACAGCCCTGTTCAGCAGCCCTTTTGCGGAATATCGGAATGCAGTCGAACAGAGCCGGCGCCCCACGCTCACAGCGCGAGCAGCACGATCCCCGCGACCACCACGAGGGACGCGCCGATCCGCCACCACGGCTTCGACTCCCGCAGGACGAACACCCCGAACAGACTCACCAGCACGACACTCACCTCGCGCAGCGGCGCGACCAGCGCGACCGGCGCGATCTGGATCGCCGTCAGCACCAGGATGTAGGACAGCGGCGACAGGATGCCGAACACGACGATGCGGCGCCACTGCGTGCGGCCCAGCGCCCAGACCGCTCCCCACCGGCGCCGGACCGCGATGGAGTAGAAGGGGATCTGCAGCAGCGTGGTGCCGACCATGAACGCGACCGGCGAGAGGTTCCAGGTGCGCACCGCGTGCGCATCCCAGATCGTGTAGATCGCGATCGTGACGCCGGTGAGCAGACCGAAGAGGATGCCGGGGTCGATGCGGCGGGCGCCGCCACCGCGTCCGCGGTCGACGAGTCCGATGGCCACGACACCGACGATCACGGCGGCGACGCCGATCAGCGCGATGAACGAGGGCCTCTCGCCGAGCAGCAGCACCGCCACGATCACGGACAGGAAGGGTCCGGTGCCGCGCGCGGTGGCGTACACCGTGGAGAGGTTGCCCTCCCGGTATCCACGCTGGAGCACCGCCATGTAGCCGACGTGCAGCACCGAGGACACGACGACCCCGAGGGCGAACGACCAGAGATCGTCGGTGCCGAGGCCGCCGGTGAACGGGACGACCCCGACCCACACGAGGGTGCTGCCGACGGCGCCCCACCAGAGGAACGGCACCCCGGCCCTGCTGATGCCGTGAGCGATGATGTTCCACGCGGCGTGGGCGACCGCCGCCCCGAAGACGAGGACGAACGCGAGTGCCGACACGATGAGACCCTTCCGTTCGGCGCGGGCGCGACGAACAGGGTCCTCCGGGCTTTTGTCCTGTCAGATGACGGCCCTCCTGCGGAGGAGGACCGTGGCGCCGCTCGGACCAGGCGGGTGCGAGACCCCGGAACCCTAGGCGCTATCGAGAGCAACCCTAACGCGCGCGGATGAACGGACGGGAAACGGCCGCGCCGCGTTCTCCGGGCGGGGGAGGGATCCCAGCGCCGCGAGTACGCTCGAAGCAAGCCCGTCTCCAGGAAGGCACTCCATGCCCGTCACCCCGGTCGCCCTCTCGCACGCCGAGGATCTCGCCGACTTCGTCGCCGCCTCGCCCTCCAGCTACCACGCGGCCGCCGAGGTCGCCCGCCGCCTGGAGGCCGCCGGCTTCGCCCGGCTGCAGGAGGAGGACGCCTGGCCGACTCCTGCCGGAGGACGGTACGTCGTCGTCCGTGACGGTGCGACGATCGCCTGGACGGTCCCCGAGGATGCGACCGCCACGACGCCGGTGCAGATCTTCGGCGCGCACACCGACTCCCCCGGTTTCAAGCTCAAGCCGCAGCCGACCACCGGATCCCGCGGGTGGCTGCAGGCCGCCGTCGAGGTCTACGGCGGGCCGCTGCTGAACTCCTGGCTGGACCGCGAGCTGCGCCTGGCCGGACGCCTCGCCCTCGCCGACGGCCGCGTCGTGCTCGCCGACACCGGCCCCCTGCTGCGCCTGCCCCAGCTCGCGATCCACCTCGACCGCGGCGTCAACAACGGCCTCGCGCTCGACAAGCAGGTCGAGACGCAGCCGGTGTGGGGCCTGGGCGATGCGAGCGAGGCCGACATCCTCGCCGAGCTCGCCGCGTCCGCCGACGTCGCAGCATCCGACATCCGCGGCTACGACGTCGTGATCGCCGACTCGGCCCGGGGTGCGGTGTTCGGCAAGGACAGTGCCTTCTTCGCCTCGGGTCGCCTCGACGACCTCGCCTCCGTACACGCCGGCGTGGTCGCCCTCGAAGCGCACGAGCCGGCAGCGGGAGGGCCGATCGCCGTGCTCGCGGCCTTCGACCACGAGGAGCTCGGATCGGAGTCGCG
Coding sequences:
- a CDS encoding EamA family transporter, which produces MSALAFVLVFGAAVAHAAWNIIAHGISRAGVPFLWWGAVGSTLVWVGVVPFTGGLGTDDLWSFALGVVVSSVLHVGYMAVLQRGYREGNLSTVYATARGTGPFLSVIVAVLLLGERPSFIALIGVAAVIVGVVAIGLVDRGRGGGARRIDPGILFGLLTGVTIAIYTIWDAHAVRTWNLSPVAFMVGTTLLQIPFYSIAVRRRWGAVWALGRTQWRRIVVFGILSPLSYILVLTAIQIAPVALVAPLREVSVVLVSLFGVFVLRESKPWWRIGASLVVVAGIVLLAL
- a CDS encoding M18 family aminopeptidase, which encodes MPVTPVALSHAEDLADFVAASPSSYHAAAEVARRLEAAGFARLQEEDAWPTPAGGRYVVVRDGATIAWTVPEDATATTPVQIFGAHTDSPGFKLKPQPTTGSRGWLQAAVEVYGGPLLNSWLDRELRLAGRLALADGRVVLADTGPLLRLPQLAIHLDRGVNNGLALDKQVETQPVWGLGDASEADILAELAASADVAASDIRGYDVVIADSARGAVFGKDSAFFASGRLDDLASVHAGVVALEAHEPAAGGPIAVLAAFDHEELGSESRSGAAGPFLEDVLERLYAGLGADASERRQAYASSWCLSSDVGHSVHPNYAAKHDPVVQPVLGSGPILKINANQRYATDAVGTASWLAWCERAGVATQEFVSNNSVPCGSTIGPITATRLGIRTVDVGIPILSMHSARELAGVSDLHDLTRTAQSFFAG